Proteins from a single region of Punica granatum isolate Tunisia-2019 chromosome 8, ASM765513v2, whole genome shotgun sequence:
- the LOC116216077 gene encoding uncharacterized protein LOC116216077 isoform X1, with translation MKHSTYNVLEAYKRNKLLQYRCSLTLLLSLGLFLGSSLLFTNHLQRLQAEHAVHSSSQNLTSKSENNRCRVDRGTEALPRGIISRTSDFELRPLLGTRNDQKRSKLSMNLLAMTAGIEQKDNVNKIVMKFMLNNFTVMIFHYDGVVDEWNKFEWSSRAIHVSAVSQTKWWFAKRFLHPDIVSEYEYIFLWDEDLEVDNFDPGRYISIVKEEVLEISQPALDPKSYLHHPITIRNSTVKLHRRIVQHMDAGFECREDSEGPPCTGWVEMMAPVFSRASWHCVWHLIQNDLVHGWGMDYLLGYCAQGDRTKNVGVVDSEYVFHPGKVLLGGVGASKVRYVQRILSHWSKVSDFRRPVSLGKLFLLIWDGHNQWNCRELPKHQIKLQVQPLQISNGWTQEVW, from the exons ATGAAACACTCGACCTACAAT GTGTTGGAAGCATACAAGAGGAACAAATTATTACAATATCGCTGCAGCTTAACGTTGCTGCTGTCTCTGGGTTTGTTCTTGGGGAGTAGCCTCCTATTCACAAATCATCTGCag AGGCTTCAAGCAGAGCACGCTGTTCACAGTTCCTCACAAAATTTGACATCCAAGAGTGAG AACAATCGATGCAGGGTTGACAGAGGAACTGAAGCATTGCCTCGAGGTATCATCTCGAGAACTTCCGACTTTGAGTTGAGACCCTTGTTGGGTACCCGGAATGATCAAAAG AGGTCGAAATTGTCGATGAACTTACTGGCTATGACAGCTGGGATAGAACAGAAGGACAATGTGAACAAGATTGTCATGAAG TTCATGCTGAACAATTTTACTGTGATGATTTTCCACTACGATGGTGTTGTGGACGAGTGGAATAAATTCGAATGGAGTTCTCGTGCTATACATGTTTCCGCTGTCAGTCAGACTAAGTG GTGGTTTGCAAAGCGATTTCTCCATCCCGATATAGTCTCTGAATATGAGTACATCTTCCTCTGGGATGAAGATCTTGAAGTCGATAACTTTGATCCTGGAAG ATATATTTCAATTGTAAAAGAAGAAGTGCTTGAGATATCACAGCCAGCACTGGACCCCAAATCCTATCTGCATCATCCGATCACGATACGCAACAGTACAGTGAAACTGCACAG AAGGATAGTCCAACATATGGATGCCGGATTTGAATGCAGAGAGGACAGTGAAGGTCCACCCTGTACAGG ATGGGTAGAGATGATGGCTCCTGTTTTCTCGCGCGCGTCCTGGCACTGTGTGTGGCACTTGATTCAG AATGATTTGGTTCATGGCTGGGGAATGGATTATCTGCTCGGATACTGTGCACAG GGTGATCGGACCAAAAACGTCGGGGTAGTTGATTCAGAGTATGTATTTCATCCCGGAAAGGTTCTACTCGGAGGAGTTGGGGCAAGCAAGGTCAGATATGTCCAAAGGATTCTATCACACTGGTCAAAAGTGTCTGATTTCCGTCGTCCTGTCTCTCTCGGAAAACTGTTTTTACTAATATGGGATGGTCATAATCAATGGAATTGCAGAGAGTTGCCAAAGCATCAGATCAAGCTGCAAGTGCAACCTCTGCAAATCTCGAACGGTTGGACACAAGAAGTTTGGTAG
- the LOC116216077 gene encoding uncharacterized protein LOC116216077 isoform X3 encodes MKHSTYNVLEAYKRNKLLQYRCSLTLLLSLGLFLGSSLLFTNHLQRLQAEHAVHSSSQNLTSKSENNRCRVDRGTEALPRGIISRTSDFELRPLLGTRNDQKRSKLSMNLLAMTAGIEQKDNVNKIVMKFMLNNFTVMIFHYDGVVDEWNKFEWSSRAIHVSAVSQTKWWFAKRFLHPDIVSEYEYIFLWDEDLEVDNFDPGRYISIVKEEVLEISQPALDPKSYLHHPITIRNSTVKLHRRIVQHMDAGFECREDSEGPPCTGWVEMMAPVFSRASWHCVWHLIQNDLVHGWGMDYLLGYCAQGDRTKNVGVVDSEYVFHPGKVLLGGVGASKRVAKASDQAASATSANLERLDTRSLIRNQSLSDQQIFFSRWKRAVEEDDCWTDPYHQRG; translated from the exons ATGAAACACTCGACCTACAAT GTGTTGGAAGCATACAAGAGGAACAAATTATTACAATATCGCTGCAGCTTAACGTTGCTGCTGTCTCTGGGTTTGTTCTTGGGGAGTAGCCTCCTATTCACAAATCATCTGCag AGGCTTCAAGCAGAGCACGCTGTTCACAGTTCCTCACAAAATTTGACATCCAAGAGTGAG AACAATCGATGCAGGGTTGACAGAGGAACTGAAGCATTGCCTCGAGGTATCATCTCGAGAACTTCCGACTTTGAGTTGAGACCCTTGTTGGGTACCCGGAATGATCAAAAG AGGTCGAAATTGTCGATGAACTTACTGGCTATGACAGCTGGGATAGAACAGAAGGACAATGTGAACAAGATTGTCATGAAG TTCATGCTGAACAATTTTACTGTGATGATTTTCCACTACGATGGTGTTGTGGACGAGTGGAATAAATTCGAATGGAGTTCTCGTGCTATACATGTTTCCGCTGTCAGTCAGACTAAGTG GTGGTTTGCAAAGCGATTTCTCCATCCCGATATAGTCTCTGAATATGAGTACATCTTCCTCTGGGATGAAGATCTTGAAGTCGATAACTTTGATCCTGGAAG ATATATTTCAATTGTAAAAGAAGAAGTGCTTGAGATATCACAGCCAGCACTGGACCCCAAATCCTATCTGCATCATCCGATCACGATACGCAACAGTACAGTGAAACTGCACAG AAGGATAGTCCAACATATGGATGCCGGATTTGAATGCAGAGAGGACAGTGAAGGTCCACCCTGTACAGG ATGGGTAGAGATGATGGCTCCTGTTTTCTCGCGCGCGTCCTGGCACTGTGTGTGGCACTTGATTCAG AATGATTTGGTTCATGGCTGGGGAATGGATTATCTGCTCGGATACTGTGCACAG GGTGATCGGACCAAAAACGTCGGGGTAGTTGATTCAGAGTATGTATTTCATCCCGGAAAGGTTCTACTCGGAGGAGTTGGGGCAAGCAAG AGAGTTGCCAAAGCATCAGATCAAGCTGCAAGTGCAACCTCTGCAAATCTCGAACGGTTGGACACAAGAAGTTTG ATAAGGAACCAGTCCTTGAGTGACCAACAGATCTTCTTCAGCAGATGGAAAAGGGCGGTTGAAGAGGATGATTGTTGGACAGATCCGTATCACCAGAGGGGATAG
- the LOC116216077 gene encoding uncharacterized protein LOC116216077 isoform X2, with amino-acid sequence MKHSTYNVLEAYKRNKLLQYRCSLTLLLSLGLFLGSSLLFTNHLQRLQAEHAVHSSSQNLTSKSENNRCRVDRGTEALPRGIISRTSDFELRPLLGTRNDQKRSKLSMNLLAMTAGIEQKDNVNKIVMKFMLNNFTVMIFHYDGVVDEWNKFEWSSRAIHVSAVSQTKWWFAKRFLHPDIVSEYEYIFLWDEDLEVDNFDPGRYISIVKEEVLEISQPALDPKSYLHHPITIRNSTVKLHRRIVQHMDAGFECREDSEGPPCTGWVEMMAPVFSRASWHCVWHLIQNDLVHGWGMDYLLGYCAQGDRTKNVGVVDSEYVFHPGKVLLGGVGASKVRYVQRILSHWSKVSDFRRPVSLGKLFLLIWDGHNQWNCRELPKHQIKLQVQPLQISNGWTQEV; translated from the exons ATGAAACACTCGACCTACAAT GTGTTGGAAGCATACAAGAGGAACAAATTATTACAATATCGCTGCAGCTTAACGTTGCTGCTGTCTCTGGGTTTGTTCTTGGGGAGTAGCCTCCTATTCACAAATCATCTGCag AGGCTTCAAGCAGAGCACGCTGTTCACAGTTCCTCACAAAATTTGACATCCAAGAGTGAG AACAATCGATGCAGGGTTGACAGAGGAACTGAAGCATTGCCTCGAGGTATCATCTCGAGAACTTCCGACTTTGAGTTGAGACCCTTGTTGGGTACCCGGAATGATCAAAAG AGGTCGAAATTGTCGATGAACTTACTGGCTATGACAGCTGGGATAGAACAGAAGGACAATGTGAACAAGATTGTCATGAAG TTCATGCTGAACAATTTTACTGTGATGATTTTCCACTACGATGGTGTTGTGGACGAGTGGAATAAATTCGAATGGAGTTCTCGTGCTATACATGTTTCCGCTGTCAGTCAGACTAAGTG GTGGTTTGCAAAGCGATTTCTCCATCCCGATATAGTCTCTGAATATGAGTACATCTTCCTCTGGGATGAAGATCTTGAAGTCGATAACTTTGATCCTGGAAG ATATATTTCAATTGTAAAAGAAGAAGTGCTTGAGATATCACAGCCAGCACTGGACCCCAAATCCTATCTGCATCATCCGATCACGATACGCAACAGTACAGTGAAACTGCACAG AAGGATAGTCCAACATATGGATGCCGGATTTGAATGCAGAGAGGACAGTGAAGGTCCACCCTGTACAGG ATGGGTAGAGATGATGGCTCCTGTTTTCTCGCGCGCGTCCTGGCACTGTGTGTGGCACTTGATTCAG AATGATTTGGTTCATGGCTGGGGAATGGATTATCTGCTCGGATACTGTGCACAG GGTGATCGGACCAAAAACGTCGGGGTAGTTGATTCAGAGTATGTATTTCATCCCGGAAAGGTTCTACTCGGAGGAGTTGGGGCAAGCAAGGTCAGATATGTCCAAAGGATTCTATCACACTGGTCAAAAGTGTCTGATTTCCGTCGTCCTGTCTCTCTCGGAAAACTGTTTTTACTAATATGGGATGGTCATAATCAATGGAATTGCAGAGAGTTGCCAAAGCATCAGATCAAGCTGCAAGTGCAACCTCTGCAAATCTCGAACGGTTGGACACAAGAAGTTTG A